The genomic stretch CTGAAGAAGGAGAAACTTGGAACAAAAGGCATCACCAACTGTAAGCAAGCACTGGCTGCTTCGGCAATGTTTTCAGAAGCATCTGCAGTGCTCACTCGTGCCCCCGCACCTGCACGGTCACTCCAATGCCATGGCCTCGTCACTGCTCCTCTGCATCTTTTGGGGCCAGCCTTACTTAACAGTGATGGGTCCTACCAAGCAGCAGTGAGTTCATCTTCACCTGGTTTCTTTGGGAACAACCCACAGGTTGAGGATAATAAGGGGTCCCTTCTCTCCCCTGTTGATGGAGTACAAGACTGGGAAAGCAGTGGTGTCATGGCTCCATTATCTGTGGGCCAGTTGGCTCCACCCAAGAGTTGTCTTTTAGAGGAAGGGCGGCAAACTCTGTTGAACGAAAAGGAAAGCGATTTGCAGAGGGTGAAAGTCCAAAAAAATGAGCTACAGTTCCCTAAGACTTGTTCAGAGTCATTGTATGATCCAGATAATGCTGATGTCGGCAAGGATGTGGTCAAGTGCTTGCCACTGGATGCTGAAAGAGGGACTTTTTCTACAACTAAACCTAACGGAGCACTGTTTAACAGCTGCTCCCAAGTGCCTGCTGCTCAGATGGAACTGCAGTTTAACAGTTCCTTTTATAGCCAAGATCAGAATGATACTTCTCTTGTCAATGGCAGCCCTGCTTCAGCCCTGCCTCAATACCACACAGACACCCAGATAACATTAGGGCAGACTAATAACTGCCGTACGCAACTTGGCACTCAGCCAAGAAATGCTTCCCTTAGTCTACTGAAAACTGGTATTGCTACAAAAGTGAAGATAAAAGGAGATCCCACTGATGTAGTCACAAGCCAGATTTCAGGAAATAAAAGCACAAATTTAACCCCCTTAGTAGGGAAAAGCAAACCCCATCCTCGAGAACCTCCGACAGCTCTGAAGGGGAGTCAGACCTCTGGAGTAATAGTCACATTGGATACTGAGGAAGAGAAAGCTGCCCGGCGCAGGGAGTACTGGCGCATTAAAAAGCGAGAACAAAGGGCGAAGTTGACTGCTAGGTTAGCAAAGGTGAGAGACAAGACAAGGACTCTGACCGCAGCCATGCTGAAAACCGAGCCGTCATCTTGCATGGTTCTGGAACGTCCATCTGCTTGGTGCAAGGATGGGCAGAGACAGCCTGGAAGCCGAGTTCGAACTCCTCTTATTCCCGTAAGCCTCCAGAAGGCAGGAAGGCTGCTTAGGAATGCCAGGGCGGTAGCTGTCTCATGTTCAGCTTCAAAATACTCCAACATCACAGTTAAAAAGGAGCCATCCCATTCAGGTGCAATTTTGTGTAGTCCAGCCCCATCATGTTATAATCAGCCAGCAGTCACCACAAAAACAGAGAGGTCACATGAGACCACAACCTTGAAGGGGGTTGCTGCAAGCACATTCCCCCATTCCACTCCAAAGCTGCAGGCAACCATTGGTCATCTGAAGAGGCAAGATACAGATGAACGCTGGGGATCCATCCGATCCAAAACCCCAAGGCAGAGGTTTCTCGAAACTCAGAGAATGATGAGTCACAGAAGCATCCGTAAGCCCTTCTCCCATGCTGCCACCTTGTTGATCCCATATGCCAAAAGAGGCGGTGCAGAAGAAACAGCTGAGGAAAAGCTCGCCAGAAAGCGAGAATACTGGCGTATCAAGAAGCGCGAACAACGGGCAAAGCTCTCCTCAGAGGTGAAGGCCAGGTTGAAAGAAAGGGATGCTTTATTGCGACGAGTCAAACGGTACCAGTGCATTCTAGAAGAGATGCGCAAGGCCAGAGCAGGGGCAGGAAACAGGGGTCTGCAGCCTGCAGGGAATGCCCTCACTGGAGATGTAGAAGCCATTGGGGGGTTTATAAAGGAGGATGGCACAGTGACCACAGAGATTCCACAAACTTCCACTCACCTTAGGCTGTTGGGACCAAAAATGACACCTGAACTGCTAGCGCTGCCAGTTCAGAATGCTGATGTTTCAGCCAATGCCAACAAAGCCAGCTTGGTTAGCTGTGTGAAAGTAAATGTTTCAACATCTTTACGTGATTCTACTCAGGTGAAGGATTCCCATCAACTTGGTCCCACTAGAACTGTGTTTCGTAGTGTTGCAAAAAATTCGCAGAACCTTGATGCAGCTGCTCCCCAAATTTGTGTAACTGAAAGGCATCCTCAAAGTGTCCAAAGCACTTACCCTAGAATTACTTTAATCAAGCCTTCACCAAAGGTGTCACAGATCAACAGAGTTGTAGAAAATGTCTCACTTACTGCTCTCAAAGAAAGACCAAGTTTAATGGTGGCTCCCTCAACTTCTGGGGTGGCTGTCAAAGTGCCCTGCCGAGTAGCACAGCTAACGGAAGAGGAGAGGATGGCTAAGAAACGAGAATACTGGAGGATAAAGAAACGGGAGCAAAGGGCAAAGCGCTCAGCCCATGGGAGGGAAACATTCAAACACACCGCAGCCATACTGGGGCAGCAGAACCACAGAGTGCCCTTAAATCACAACACAATACCGCTGCCTTTGGCTAAGAGCGAGCCTCTGTCAAAGCCAGATACTGAGCTGTCCATTTCCCCTCAGGGAAATGTGAAACAGGAGAGGGAGTCATCTTTGGGTGATGACTGTCCTGCCTCTCCGTCCTTATGTCAAGATATTAAACCCCTACCTCTGTCACCTTCAGAGAAGCAGACTGAACCTGACCAAGCATTAAACATGGACAGTCAAGAAGCCACTCTTCTGGCTGTTGCCTCCATGAAAAAGCTCCTGGAAGAATCATTGAGCACTGTGACGGACTGTAATGGTCTGTCCTCCGGCAAGAGTGAGGTGCTGCCTTGTAAGAGTGAGGAGGAAGCTACTGACCTAGACATCAAGCCCAGCCTGCATTGTCCTCTGGGTGAAGGCCTGGAGCCTGTCAACCCAGGGCAGAAGCAACAAGACATGTCCACCTGTTGTCCCAAGTCCCCTTACGACAGGCTGCTGAATGAGGCTGCTGTCCTTCCTTCTTCACACAAGCCCTCAGAAGTCCCTTCCACCAGTCAGGTGCCATCCGACATGTGTTCTACTGGTCCAGACCCCTCTCCTCCAGCACGTTGCAGCAAACTCCGCTGTGTCCAGCCCTCACCTCTCCGCAGAGCACTGAGGCTACGCGCAAAGAGAACAGGTCACTGCTGCTCCCCTGAGCCCCCAAAGCAGCTGCCTGCCCCCTCTCAGCCTGAAGCGGATATCCTTCAGAAAAAGAGGGAGTACTGGAGGGTGATGAAGAGGGAGCAGCGGGCAAGGAAGGCAGCGCGAGAGAAGGAGATGAAGAAGGAGAGAGCCATTACGAGCCAGGTACCAGCATTGCAGGAGCTCTGAGCTGATCATTGTGTATCATTGCTGACCGTGTAcactcgtgtgtgtgtgtgtgtgtgtgagagagtgtgtgtgtgtgtgtgtgtgtgtgtgtgtgtgtgcgcaaagCTATGCAAATATTGAGGCTGGTTGGTTTTTACTTTCAAAATCAAATAATCTGAAAtagatttttctgtttatttagaCCATACAAATACTCTGAATTAGGTGGTTTTATGGAGTTGACGTGGGATTTAAAATATTGTACTTTAGACTCTTAATGGGTTTATCGATTAAAATATCGTCAGCTTTtcagttattttgttttctaaatgtataaaatgtataaagGTATGATGTATTGAGAAGTTTATTAAAATTATAGCACTCTTCAGAAACAGTTGGAACTCTTTACTTCCTTTAAATGCAGAAGGTATGGTATTAACTTTAGGTTATGTTGTGTGTGAGCTCTGCTTTCGACCTGTGCGTTACAGACAGCCTTGTAAATGACATGTAAATGAAATTGTTGGTGAATATTGCAGTTGCTGAAGTTGGTGCCAGGTTCAGAGTTTGTCCCCTCCCACAGACCCCTGTGCAGTTGCAGGAAGACCCGTGTtgggggaagcaggagcagatGGCCAGCAAGGCAGTGCTGGACCAAGAGGTGAGGAGAGAGGGGCCAGCTTGGGCCTCCAAGCCCGTCCTTCTTGCCAAAGCAACACCAAAGAGGCCAGAGCAGCAGGTAAATtacagtcagaatttggcatgaTACTGTGAAAATGGGCCAACCAGAGACTCGAGTTTGGATATGCGTTTGTTTCCCAGATTAGTTAAACTTTTTAATTGAGGTTCATTCTTAAATTAAACTTAAATTTcaagtatttgtttttttttaaataataatgtatatCACAATATTATAAGTGTACAGATTGATGCATGGAGCAAGTGACAGGTTAGAAATGTTCACTGATTAGTACTGTAACTTTGCCCCAAAAGCGTAGCTGCTGGAGCAAATCTGGCAGTTGTTTTATAAGACTAGAATATGACACAATGCTTTTTGTGGGATTGTTCTTTTTAAGGGCCAGAACATTTGTTTGGTCAAACTTCAGGAACCTGCTCCTCCTCTGCAGTGTCTGCTCCCCACTGGGGGTGGAAGCCTCGTCTCCCCCCTTTCCACGCTCCTGGTAGTGAATCCCTCCTCAAACAGCTTCCGTGTGGAAAGCGATGCCGGCAAGCCTTTGGACAGCACAGGTCAGGAGTCTCCTGGCTGTGGAACCAAGCCAGAAATGGAGACCCTGCCTGGGCCTGGGGGCAGCGAGGGCAGGTTACTGCTGCTGGACGAGGACCCCAGCCCAAGTCCCAAGTCAGCACGAGTGAGACGCTGGCGCCTGCAGGCCACGGCGGGCACAGTGACCCCACCTGGGCAGCTGACCTCTCACTCCCAAACCCCCCAGTGCAGTAGTGCTGTTGGTGCGGAGTCCAGGAGAAGGCCTGACTGTCAAAGCCCTCCCACCAAAACACCACCCTGCACAAAACAGGCAGGCACAGCCCCAAAGGTGGTGCGGACCCCTGCCGAGGTGGAGGAAGACCTTCGTCAGAAGAAGAGGGAGTACTGGAGGGGCAGGAAGAGGGAGCAGCGGGCCAGGAAGGCAGCGCGGGAACGACAGCTGAAGCTGGAGGGGGGTGAAGGGCACACCAGGGCTGAGGGCCTAGGACAGGTATGGGGTAGCCGAAACTCAGGGTGATATCATAGTTATTGGGGACAGGGCAGCATTGTCCATTTTTCCGAAGTgtgaataaaactgaaaaacaaaaaaaaaatcaataataaatGGCATATTTTAAATACTATTTTGGAGTAGTATTATTAGTTGAAATTTATCCGTTCTCTAATAAGTTTGCATTTAGGTTGTCGTGGTagtcattaaaatgttttttaaattcattttctgtttaaatcTTTGTTAAATCTTTAAATAGGAATGAATTGTCAGTGTACCAGTAGAAACTTTCTGCCAAGTTAACCAGAACATGAACTACTGACTTGCCTTTCCCAGTAAAGAGAGACTGCAATGGTACATACTAAGTTccgtttttcttcttctttttttgttttaagaaaaatttgaattaattgaactgaaactgaaattaaattacGTGATAGCTCAAATGCAGTGATTTCTATTTTTAACAACAGTCCTACCAGTCCTTCCCTTGCTTAAAGGCTActcaattaatttatttatgctGAATGATACTGgaaaaaacatttgaaatatctGAACTCTTACGATACTTTTTAATGTTTAGCATCCTTTTgcagtaataagtaatattagAATATTAAAAGCTGTCTCGTCTTATTTATGAAAAGAGATAAATATTTTGTTCCACACTCCATacatgtgtctgcatgtgtggtGGAGTTAATAGAATATTCTACAAATAATAACTGGTGAAATTCAACTCATCATTCTTCCTGGATGCCTATTCCTCCTATATCACTCACTGTACTAAAGAAAATTCTATCGATACATGCAGAAAGTGTGTTTGGTGGCTCTGTATGCGAGTCCATGTTCTCATTTCAACTGTAACCTGGACCTAATTATTAGTTTCATTAGTTTtacttgtatgttgctttaaTAGGATGGCTTTGTATGTGTTAAATGTTCTTCTGTAATCCAATGCATCAAACTACAAAATAACATATCTAACATCTTCCATTGTAAATGAAGGGGCAGGACTCCAGCCTGTGGTTTAATGATGCAGAAGATCCGCCGCTCTGTCACAGGTGAGCTGTCAAGTTGCACTGCTTTacttttcttttacatattcaGCTTGTTTGTTCGTACTCAGATTGAGTGACAAAGGCGTCACATAGATGGACTGACTTCCATAGGAAgcggagggggaaaaaaaactgatttctTATGAATAACTGAGCACGACAGTATTACtttcttttaaagcaatttCATTTATCTTATGTCAGGCAGATCAATGCAATGCAcataaatgtttacatttttgagAGAGAAGCTCCTCCTCTGGGCAGCTCGGAAATCTGCCAATCATTGAAATAGTGTGAATGTAGAGCTGTAGTGGTACATGGTTGCTCCCTCAGCCCTGGCCCCGAGCAGGGCTCTGTGTCGCTTCACCCTGACCTGCAGTCTGCCCCTGACCGCTCACCCTAATGCCTGACTTCTCAGCACCTCCATGGAGGACAACCTTGGGCTGCTGCCTCAGCTGTGCCAGACGGGGGATGTGAAAGGTGAAAGCACGCCAAGCACGCACAAACATTTAATGTGCATACAGTCATGCGTCGCTTAACGACAGGGATGCGTTCTGAGAAATATGTCGTTAAGTGATTTCATTGCTGTGCAAACAGTTCTCTTACAAAAACTTACATGGTATAGTctactacacacctaggctaCCACAGTTTCAAAGGAATATACTCTAGGGATAAAAAGTacatacataaaccagtaacatttGTTATCATTTTCAAGTGTTATATGCTttatgtatttgtatgtgttGTACTTTTATACGACTGGCAGCACAGTAAGTTTGTTTACACCCGTACCACCACAAACATGTAAGTAACGAGATCATGACATTACACTATGACACTATTGTAATCTCATGGAACCACGTCATTATGCAGCACACTGCACTCCTTTCTCATTCGCTCACTCAAACACTCTTAGTGTAGCTTGCTGGTTTGGAATTTTTGTATTATGGTTTTAGCATCTTCAAAGGAGGTATCTTCTGCATGTAGAAGTAATCTTTAAAAGTGCACTTCCAGGTGAGGTGGATGTGGGATTCCTGggtgaggaagaggatgaggaggaaggcAGCGTGGGCGCACCCACCTCGGCGGCCATGTGGAGGAGCCGCTTTCTGATGGACTATGACCCCCTGAACCAGCTGCTGGTCTGCATGGTGTGTGGGGAG from Paramormyrops kingsleyae isolate MSU_618 chromosome 10, PKINGS_0.4, whole genome shotgun sequence encodes the following:
- the LOC111858504 gene encoding uncharacterized protein isoform X2, which translates into the protein MNNAISNPGVVTRAGMNGSRAQRYRPAADFDDATLARKREYWRTKKREQRAKLSALKKEKLGTKGITNCKQALAASAMFSEASAVLTRAPAPARSLQCHGLVTAPLHLLGPALLNSDGSYQAAVSSSSPGFFGNNPQVEDNKGSLLSPVDGVQDWESSGVMAPLSVGQLAPPKSCLLEEGRQTLLNEKESDLQRVKVQKNELQFPKTCSESLYDPDNADVGKDVVKCLPLDAERGTFSTTKPNGALFNSCSQVPAAQMELQFNSSFYSQDQNDTSLVNGSPASALPQYHTDTQITLGQTNNCRTQLGTQPRNASLSLLKTGIATKVKIKGDPTDVVTSQISGNKSTNLTPLVGKSKPHPREPPTALKGSQTSGVIVTLDTEEEKAARRREYWRIKKREQRAKLTARLAKVRDKTRTLTAAMLKTEPSSCMVLERPSAWCKDGQRQPGSRVRTPLIPVSLQKAGRLLRNARAVAVSCSASKYSNITVKKEPSHSGAILCSPAPSCYNQPAVTTKTERSHETTTLKGVAASTFPHSTPKLQATIGHLKRQDTDERWGSIRSKTPRQRFLETQRMMSHRSIRKPFSHAATLLIPYAKRGGAEETAEEKLARKREYWRIKKREQRAKLSSEVKARLKERDALLRRVKRYQCILEEMRKARAGAGNRGLQPAGNALTGDVEAIGGFIKEDGTVTTEIPQTSTHLRLLGPKMTPELLALPVQNADVSANANKASLVSCVKVNVSTSLRDSTQVKDSHQLGPTRTVFRSVAKNSQNLDAAAPQICVTERHPQSVQSTYPRITLIKPSPKVSQINRVVENVSLTALKERPSLMVAPSTSGVAVKVPCRVAQLTEEERMAKKREYWRIKKREQRAKRSAHGRETFKHTAAILGQQNHRVPLNHNTIPLPLAKSEPLSKPDTELSISPQGNVKQERESSLGDDCPASPSLCQDIKPLPLSPSEKQTEPDQALNMDSQEATLLAVASMKKLLEESLSTVTDCNGLSSGKSEVLPCKSEEEATDLDIKPSLHCPLGEGLEPVNPGQKQQDMSTCCPKSPYDRLLNEAAVLPSSHKPSEVPSTSQVPSDMCSTGPDPSPPARCSKLRCVQPSPLRRALRLRAKRTGHCCSPEPPKQLPAPSQPEADILQKKREYWRVMKREQRARKAAREKEMKKERAITSQTPVQLQEDPCWGKQEQMASKAVLDQEVRREGPAWASKPVLLAKATPKRPEQQCLLPTGGGSLVSPLSTLLVVNPSSNSFRVESDAGKPLDSTGQESPGCGTKPEMETLPGPGGSEGRLLLLDEDPSPSPKSARVRRWRLQATAGTVTPPGQLTSHSQTPQCSSAVGAESRRRPDCQSPPTKTPPCTKQAGTAPKVVRTPAEVEEDLRQKKREYWRGRKREQRARKAARERQLKLEGGEGHTRAEGLGQGQDSSLWFNDAEDPPLCHSTSMEDNLGLLPQLCQTGDVKGEVDVGFLGEEEDEEEGSVGAPTSAAMWRSRFLMDYDPLNQLLVCMVCGELQHSHTLEGVRAHIEEAHPNTASLGPREHRRIQEAWDEQVSVRERFFSSQMQQQGAAIVEDDDPPAEVEVLVDLEDFTAVRNTKSKNKNPKKV
- the LOC111858504 gene encoding uncharacterized protein isoform X1, producing MNNAISNPGVVTRAGMNGSRAQRYRPAADFDDATLARKREYWRTKKREQRAKLSALKKEKLGTKGITNCKQALAASAMFSEASAVLTRAPAPARSLQCHGLVTAPLHLLGPALLNSDGSYQAAVSSSSPGFFGNNPQVEDNKGSLLSPVDGVQDWESSGVMAPLSVGQLAPPKSCLLEEGRQTLLNEKESDLQRVKVQKNELQFPKTCSESLYDPDNADVGKDVVKCLPLDAERGTFSTTKPNGALFNSCSQVPAAQMELQFNSSFYSQDQNDTSLVNGSPASALPQYHTDTQITLGQTNNCRTQLGTQPRNASLSLLKTGIATKVKIKGDPTDVVTSQISGNKSTNLTPLVGKSKPHPREPPTALKGSQTSGVIVTLDTEEEKAARRREYWRIKKREQRAKLTARLAKVRDKTRTLTAAMLKTEPSSCMVLERPSAWCKDGQRQPGSRVRTPLIPVSLQKAGRLLRNARAVAVSCSASKYSNITVKKEPSHSGAILCSPAPSCYNQPAVTTKTERSHETTTLKGVAASTFPHSTPKLQATIGHLKRQDTDERWGSIRSKTPRQRFLETQRMMSHRSIRKPFSHAATLLIPYAKRGGAEETAEEKLARKREYWRIKKREQRAKLSSEVKARLKERDALLRRVKRYQCILEEMRKARAGAGNRGLQPAGNALTGDVEAIGGFIKEDGTVTTEIPQTSTHLRLLGPKMTPELLALPVQNADVSANANKASLVSCVKVNVSTSLRDSTQVKDSHQLGPTRTVFRSVAKNSQNLDAAAPQICVTERHPQSVQSTYPRITLIKPSPKVSQINRVVENVSLTALKERPSLMVAPSTSGVAVKVPCRVAQLTEEERMAKKREYWRIKKREQRAKRSAHGRETFKHTAAILGQQNHRVPLNHNTIPLPLAKSEPLSKPDTELSISPQGNVKQERESSLGDDCPASPSLCQDIKPLPLSPSEKQTEPDQALNMDSQEATLLAVASMKKLLEESLSTVTDCNGLSSGKSEVLPCKSEEEATDLDIKPSLHCPLGEGLEPVNPGQKQQDMSTCCPKSPYDRLLNEAAVLPSSHKPSEVPSTSQVPSDMCSTGPDPSPPARCSKLRCVQPSPLRRALRLRAKRTGHCCSPEPPKQLPAPSQPEADILQKKREYWRVMKREQRARKAAREKEMKKERAITSQTPVQLQEDPCWGKQEQMASKAVLDQEVRREGPAWASKPVLLAKATPKRPEQQGQNICLVKLQEPAPPLQCLLPTGGGSLVSPLSTLLVVNPSSNSFRVESDAGKPLDSTGQESPGCGTKPEMETLPGPGGSEGRLLLLDEDPSPSPKSARVRRWRLQATAGTVTPPGQLTSHSQTPQCSSAVGAESRRRPDCQSPPTKTPPCTKQAGTAPKVVRTPAEVEEDLRQKKREYWRGRKREQRARKAARERQLKLEGGEGHTRAEGLGQGQDSSLWFNDAEDPPLCHSTSMEDNLGLLPQLCQTGDVKGEVDVGFLGEEEDEEEGSVGAPTSAAMWRSRFLMDYDPLNQLLVCMVCGELQHSHTLEGVRAHIEEAHPNTASLGPREHRRIQEAWDEQVSVRERFFSSQMQQQGAAIVEDDDPPAEVEVLVDLEDFTAVRNTKSKNKNPKKV
- the LOC111858504 gene encoding uncharacterized protein isoform X3, whose product is MNNAISNPGVVTRAGMNGSRAQRYRPAADFDDATLARKREYWRTKKREQRAKLSALKKEKLGTKGITNCKQALAASAMFSEASAVLTRAPAPARSLQCHGLVTAPLHLLGPALLNSDGSYQAAVSSSSPGFFGNNPQVEDNKGSLLSPVDGVQDWESSGVMAPLSVGQLAPPKSCLLEEGRQTLLNEKESDLQRVKVQKNELQFPKTCSESLYDPDNADVGKDVVKCLPLDAERGTFSTTKPNGALFNSCSQVPAAQMELQFNSSFYSQDQNDTSLVNGSPASALPQYHTDTQITLGQTNNCRTQLGTQPRNASLSLLKTGIATKVKIKGDPTDVVTSQISGNKSTNLTPLVGKSKPHPREPPTALKGSQTSGVIVTLDTEEEKAARRREYWRIKKREQRAKLTARLAKVRDKTRTLTAAMLKTEPSSCMVLERPSAWCKDGQRQPGSRVRTPLIPVSLQKAGRLLRNARAVAVSCSASKYSNITVKKEPSHSGAILCSPAPSCYNQPAVTTKTERSHETTTLKGVAASTFPHSTPKLQATIGHLKRQDTDERWGSIRSKTPRQRFLETQRMMSHRSIRKPFSHAATLLIPYAKRGGAEETAEEKLARKREYWRIKKREQRAKLSSEVKARLKERDALLRRVKRYQCILEEMRKARAGAGNRGLQPAGNALTGDVEAIGGFIKEDGTVTTEIPQTSTHLRLLGPKMTPELLALPVQNADVSANANKASLVSCVKVNVSTSLRDSTQVKDSHQLGPTRTVFRSVAKNSQNLDAAAPQICVTERHPQSVQSTYPRITLIKPSPKVSQINRVVENVSLTALKERPSLMVAPSTSGVAVKVPCRVAQLTEEERMAKKREYWRIKKREQRAKRSAHGRETFKHTAAILGQQNHRVPLNHNTIPLPLAKSEPLSKPDTELSISPQGNVKQERESSLGDDCPASPSLCQDIKPLPLSPSEKQTEPDQALNMDSQEATLLAVASMKKLLEESLSTVTDCNGLSSGKSEVLPCKSEEEATDLDIKPSLHCPLGEGLEPVNPGQKQQDMSTCCPKSPYDRLLNEAAVLPSSHKPSEVPSTSQVPSDMCSTGPDPSPPARCSKLRCVQPSPLRRALRLRAKRTGHCCSPEPPKQLPAPSQPEADILQKKREYWRVMKREQRARKAAREKEMKKERAITSQTPVQLQEDPCWGKQEQMASKAVLDQEGQNICLVKLQEPAPPLQCLLPTGGGSLVSPLSTLLVVNPSSNSFRVESDAGKPLDSTGQESPGCGTKPEMETLPGPGGSEGRLLLLDEDPSPSPKSARVRRWRLQATAGTVTPPGQLTSHSQTPQCSSAVGAESRRRPDCQSPPTKTPPCTKQAGTAPKVVRTPAEVEEDLRQKKREYWRGRKREQRARKAARERQLKLEGGEGHTRAEGLGQGQDSSLWFNDAEDPPLCHSTSMEDNLGLLPQLCQTGDVKGEVDVGFLGEEEDEEEGSVGAPTSAAMWRSRFLMDYDPLNQLLVCMVCGELQHSHTLEGVRAHIEEAHPNTASLGPREHRRIQEAWDEQVSVRERFFSSQMQQQGAAIVEDDDPPAEVEVLVDLEDFTAVRNTKSKNKNPKKV